One Brassica napus cultivar Da-Ae chromosome C4, Da-Ae, whole genome shotgun sequence genomic region harbors:
- the LOC106392547 gene encoding uncharacterized protein LOC106392547, whose amino-acid sequence MAGFTVALALMVIVSTIAVRVDGNEFSHHKEVKILRHLKRLNKPPVKSIKSEDGDVIDCVPITNQPAFDHPLLKHHTIQMRPSFHPRSDSTYTKKEAKTITQVWHKAGECPNNTVPIRRTKKEDLLRPKSIESFGRKPPHSIPKSTTFDPTKGHQYALMSAMNETFYGTEVLINLWKPYVQVPEEFSLAQTWIVSGSGSSLNTIEAGWQVYPELYDDYNPRFFVYWTSPI is encoded by the exons ATGGCTGGTTTCACGGTAGCTCTGGCTCTGATGGTGATAGTGTCCACAATAGCTGTTCGAGTTGATGGAAATGAGTTTTCCCATCACAAGGAAGTTAAAATACTTAGACATTTGAAGCGACTCAACAAGCCTCCTGTTAAATCCATTAAG AGTGAAGATGGAGATGTAATTGATTGTGTTCCTATCACCAACCAACCAGCTTTTGATCATCCTTTACTTAAACACCATACCATCCAG ATGAGACCTAGTTTCCACCCCAGAAGTGATTCTACGTACACCAAGAAAGAGGCAAAGACTATAACTCAGGTTTGGCACAAGGCTGGAGAGTGTCCCAATAACACAGTTCCCATcagaagaacaaagaaagaagaccTCTTAAGACCTAAATCCATCGAGAGTTTTGGGAGAAAGCCTCCTCATAGCATCCCAAAATCTACAACCTTTGATCCAACAAAAGGTCATCAG TACGCGTTGATGAGTGCGATGAACGAAACGTTTTATGGGACCGAAGTTTTGATAAATCTGTGGAAACCATACGTCCAAGTTCCCGAAGAGTTTAGCTTGGCTCAGACTTGGATTGTGTCCGGATCTGGCTCCAGTCTTAACACCATTGAAGCTGGTTGGCAG GTTTATCCAGAACTATATGATGATTACAATCCTAGATTCTTTGTTTACTGGACG agtcctatTTGA